A region from the Thermanaeromonas toyohensis ToBE genome encodes:
- a CDS encoding single-stranded DNA-binding protein has translation MLNRTFLIGRLATDPELQYTGSGVARAFFVLAVDRKPDAEGKKGTDFIPVVLWRKLAETCAAHLKKGRLVAVDGKLHSRDFQGKDGQRRRELEVVAEDVRFLDRPPEAKEPFNLDELGTEVPFDEDDLPF, from the coding sequence GTGCTTAACAGGACTTTTTTGATAGGCCGCCTGGCGACCGACCCGGAGCTGCAGTACACCGGAAGCGGCGTCGCCAGGGCTTTTTTCGTGCTCGCGGTGGACCGGAAGCCGGACGCCGAGGGGAAGAAAGGGACTGATTTTATCCCGGTAGTCCTGTGGCGGAAGCTGGCGGAGACGTGCGCGGCGCACCTCAAGAAGGGGCGGCTGGTTGCCGTGGACGGCAAGCTCCACTCCCGGGACTTCCAGGGGAAAGACGGGCAGAGGCGCCGGGAACTGGAAGTCGTGGCCGAGGACGTGCGCTTCCTGGACAGGCCGCCGGAGGCCAAGGAACCGTTCAACCTGGATGAGCTGGGTACTGAAGTGCCGTTCGACGAAGATGACTTGCCGTTCTGA
- a CDS encoding recombinase family protein produces the protein MRAAVYVRVSTEKQAEKGFPLEDQIERGTQKAKELGASEAVVFADEGHSEADPLTPLQQQLLHEVREGKFQLVICLAEDRRVGNLADQLAFASEVEKYARLEFVSCYKENPSLPGDRVASQEEYEEYLKSEKWQEFRKAVIEHYGYQCVLCGEKKGLEVHHLHYETLGCECVDDVVVLCRDCHVRVHSEGIGFVMGVSWCPECIFYGTPRCKGQPYWCMKGHVGCIYGIKVVYGICPRCGAEIEEPYESLCSWCLDQIREE, from the coding sequence TTGAGAGCGGCAGTTTACGTCAGGGTTTCTACTGAAAAACAAGCAGAAAAAGGGTTTCCTCTCGAAGACCAGATAGAGAGAGGCACGCAGAAAGCGAAAGAGCTGGGGGCTAGCGAGGCTGTGGTCTTCGCGGATGAGGGGCACAGCGAAGCTGATCCGTTGACGCCTTTACAGCAACAACTACTGCACGAAGTGAGAGAAGGAAAATTCCAGCTGGTGATTTGTTTGGCCGAAGACAGGCGGGTGGGGAACCTTGCGGACCAGCTGGCTTTCGCTTCGGAAGTTGAGAAATATGCCCGCCTCGAGTTTGTAAGCTGCTACAAAGAAAATCCAAGTTTGCCGGGGGATCGAGTAGCGTCTCAGGAAGAGTATGAGGAGTATCTCAAGAGCGAAAAGTGGCAAGAGTTTAGGAAAGCTGTAATTGAGCATTACGGTTATCAATGTGTTCTTTGTGGAGAAAAAAAAGGACTTGAAGTTCATCATCTCCACTACGAGACTTTGGGGTGCGAATGCGTTGATGATGTTGTAGTTTTGTGCAGGGATTGCCATGTGCGGGTGCATAGTGAGGGCATAGGTTTTGTTATGGGTGTATCATGGTGCCCTGAATGTATTTTTTACGGTACTCCTCGTTGTAAAGGACAACCTTATTGGTGTATGAAAGGCCACGTCGGTTGTATATACGGTATAAAAGTCGTATACGGTATATGTCCGAGATGCGGCGCGGAAATCGAAGAACCATATGAATCGTTATGTAGCTGGTGTTTAGACCAAATTCGAGAGGAGTAA
- the rnc gene encoding ribonuclease III, which translates to MLLVFRGVVEEVSPNRTEALKALAVRVQIEPVPNVLLLLDLALTHPTYAFENGLSEHNQRLEFLGDAVLNLVVAEQLYREFPDASEGELTQMRAALVCEASLAEAAGKLGLGEFLLLGRGEERAGGRYRRSNLADALEAVAGALYLAGGLPAVWRLAEGVLGTGLKEKKSLTLIDAKTRLQELVQGKKRENVSYRVLGEWGPDHDKCFRVGVFYRGKLLATGEGRSKKEAEQEAARVALERVECGDLRLV; encoded by the coding sequence ATGCTGCTGGTTTTTAGGGGGGTGGTAGAAGAAGTGAGCCCAAACAGAACAGAGGCGCTAAAAGCTCTGGCGGTCCGGGTCCAGATTGAGCCGGTCCCGAACGTACTGCTTCTGCTGGACCTAGCGTTGACGCATCCCACGTACGCCTTTGAAAACGGGCTATCCGAGCACAACCAGCGGCTGGAGTTCCTGGGGGACGCGGTCCTCAATCTTGTAGTAGCAGAACAACTTTACAGGGAATTTCCCGATGCCTCTGAAGGAGAGCTCACGCAGATGAGGGCGGCCCTGGTGTGCGAGGCGAGCCTGGCGGAGGCGGCCGGGAAGCTCGGCCTGGGCGAGTTCCTGCTGCTTGGCCGCGGTGAGGAGCGCGCCGGGGGGCGTTACCGCCGGTCGAACCTGGCGGACGCCCTGGAGGCCGTTGCGGGCGCCCTCTATTTGGCTGGAGGGCTGCCGGCGGTGTGGCGGCTGGCGGAAGGCGTCCTCGGGACAGGCCTTAAAGAAAAGAAGAGCCTGACTTTGATAGACGCAAAGACCAGGCTGCAGGAACTGGTTCAGGGAAAGAAGCGGGAAAATGTGAGCTACCGGGTCCTGGGCGAGTGGGGGCCGGACCACGACAAGTGCTTCAGGGTCGGAGTGTTTTACCGGGGCAAACTCCTGGCTACGGGCGAAGGGAGGAGCAAAAAGGAGGCGGAGCAGGAGGCGGCGCGGGTGGCCCTGGAAAGGGTGGAGTGCGGGGACCTCCGGTTAGTGTAA
- a CDS encoding HNH endonuclease signature motif containing protein codes for MSVTEQGISVDDLNLMGTTRRIKDPKTIQAMKKPYCELCGQKAYGEPHHIKTRGSGGSDIPENLIQLCWEHHVAAHSGRLSREELVGIVAAREGKTPEEICRIIGLNLRVDQIIVKRLPPAEAGLEELFQALVDLEEVDDDSRFLKGEIMAELARREIKVGEIATYARCSAALVREYIKTYEAFPDESTRVPELSHYHHRLAANTPDPQYWIQEAAKHQWSTRQMREAIKAAMGELMTEEEKMFVKAEEALKLAVKVRNYGGEPWEWLSARLEELLAGIVLPVKEGNAPEAA; via the coding sequence ATGTCAGTAACAGAGCAGGGAATCTCTGTTGATGACTTGAACCTGATGGGGACTACCCGGAGAATTAAAGACCCCAAAACCATCCAGGCGATGAAGAAGCCCTACTGCGAGCTGTGCGGCCAGAAGGCGTATGGCGAACCGCACCACATAAAGACGCGGGGAAGTGGCGGGAGCGACATACCCGAGAACCTGATCCAGCTTTGCTGGGAGCACCATGTTGCCGCCCACTCGGGCAGGCTTTCCCGTGAAGAGCTGGTGGGAATAGTGGCGGCCCGGGAGGGGAAGACGCCGGAAGAGATATGCCGGATAATAGGGCTGAACCTAAGGGTAGACCAGATAATCGTGAAGCGGCTGCCCCCGGCGGAAGCCGGGTTGGAGGAGCTTTTTCAGGCGCTGGTGGACCTTGAGGAAGTGGACGACGATTCGAGGTTCTTGAAGGGCGAGATAATGGCGGAGCTGGCGAGGCGCGAGATCAAGGTTGGCGAGATTGCCACCTATGCCCGCTGTTCGGCCGCCCTGGTCAGGGAATACATAAAGACCTACGAAGCGTTCCCGGATGAGAGCACGCGCGTGCCCGAGCTTTCGCACTACCATCACCGCCTGGCTGCGAACACGCCCGACCCACAGTACTGGATACAGGAGGCGGCGAAGCACCAGTGGTCGACCCGCCAGATGCGTGAGGCTATCAAGGCGGCCATGGGCGAACTTATGACGGAAGAAGAGAAGATGTTCGTGAAGGCGGAGGAGGCCCTTAAGCTTGCAGTCAAAGTGAGGAACTACGGCGGAGAGCCCTGGGAGTGGCTGTCAGCCAGGCTGGAAGAGCTGCTGGCCGGGATAGTACTTCCGGTAAAGGAAGGCAATGCGCCCGAAGCGGCGTAA
- a CDS encoding amidoligase family protein, giving the protein MLNIDFWRMRFGVEVEALDGPVECPLGRRGTDHGGRVYEYRLGPLTLSDWRAHREELSRFWSQLVVDPSGDPPTGLHVHVEMPPEVRDAGLTEKQFFARLARLWEWCEGPLVVFRNSARSRYASSWDEEFKQKVAGAVREGLYGVNRYHTLNLAAYPEHGTVEFRLWDATSSFEEAEERAVLCLAVVWVAAVGCGERTHRSAVEETRDIVNAGRRALALLRLGMPASSRGTHLRV; this is encoded by the coding sequence GTGCTAAACATCGACTTCTGGCGGATGCGTTTCGGGGTGGAAGTGGAGGCGCTGGACGGTCCTGTGGAATGTCCCCTGGGAAGGCGCGGGACGGACCACGGCGGCCGCGTGTACGAGTACAGGCTCGGGCCCCTGACGCTCAGCGACTGGCGGGCCCACCGCGAAGAGCTTTCGCGGTTCTGGTCGCAGCTGGTGGTCGATCCTTCGGGGGACCCCCCGACGGGCCTGCATGTGCACGTGGAAATGCCTCCGGAGGTGCGGGATGCCGGGCTTACCGAGAAGCAATTTTTCGCCCGGCTGGCGCGGTTGTGGGAGTGGTGTGAAGGCCCGCTGGTCGTGTTCCGGAACTCCGCCCGCAGCAGATATGCTTCTTCGTGGGACGAAGAGTTCAAGCAAAAGGTTGCTGGTGCGGTCCGGGAAGGTTTGTACGGAGTGAACCGGTACCACACGCTCAACCTGGCTGCCTATCCAGAACACGGGACCGTCGAGTTCAGGCTGTGGGACGCCACCAGCTCTTTCGAGGAGGCGGAGGAACGCGCCGTGCTGTGCCTGGCAGTGGTTTGGGTAGCGGCAGTGGGCTGCGGAGAGCGGACCCACAGGAGCGCGGTGGAGGAAACACGAGATATTGTAAATGCCGGCCGGAGGGCACTTGCGCTGCTCAGGTTGGGCATGCCTGCCTCTTCGAGAGGCACGCACTTACGAGTGTAG
- a CDS encoding vWA domain-containing protein encodes MSVFDALLEAIEQEMFGGAVPRDATGVVPPEEEVQRFERIMSTVPHGDTESLAPAYQRMREEMGRDFLALGLMAGGYPPRVEPFLTGRDHRVVVAAALMTYPESGGLWWRTARLLGFRQMAAMPPREVLRVVRTSREFRPRARRFVNGCVRRYVGALARDRDAWQAQVLLDGRSLDELIRYCNVPVPAEHMEVLRSRKAWEAEAWPRLALARELSEAARQGDRERVTSLLKEAGRNLPLLYVEGLVNIYEPGVAPYAVGMMTPKQLLQRMDRLARGGLLENSDVREKVLSLLERATRDERVAPADVRRVRETVGSSLPEEFRVALERLEEERRERLVAGPMGAASWRGKSVCLIVDRSGSMEPAIVAASQLAAYLADQGANVKAVAFAEKASVVEPEVAPDGRPDWRATFAGLRASGWTSIGSGINLAHRVAPDADLWVVLTDGAENRPPYVDRQSPRPQNGRVAVMWFNRSPSRGFFEWCSAVGAEEFHPQVRGGRLDFAALDDLVRLCMGSDAVREWLSTVPSHVVDALLRGADEKAHAVVDALVAQRPSRGLHL; translated from the coding sequence GTGTCTGTTTTTGACGCCCTGCTTGAAGCTATTGAACAAGAAATGTTTGGGGGCGCAGTGCCCCGGGATGCAACGGGCGTGGTACCGCCGGAAGAGGAAGTCCAGCGGTTCGAGCGCATCATGAGCACTGTGCCGCATGGTGACACAGAATCGCTTGCCCCCGCTTACCAGCGGATGAGGGAGGAAATGGGCAGGGATTTTCTGGCTTTGGGATTGATGGCGGGGGGCTACCCCCCGCGGGTGGAGCCGTTCCTTACGGGCCGCGACCATCGGGTTGTCGTGGCCGCTGCGCTCATGACCTACCCCGAGAGCGGCGGGCTCTGGTGGCGCACGGCACGCCTGCTCGGCTTCCGCCAGATGGCCGCGATGCCGCCGCGGGAAGTCCTCCGGGTAGTGCGCACTTCGAGGGAGTTCCGGCCCCGCGCCCGCCGGTTTGTCAACGGGTGCGTGAGGCGGTACGTCGGCGCCCTGGCGAGGGACCGGGACGCCTGGCAGGCACAGGTGCTGCTGGACGGCCGGTCGCTCGACGAACTCATAAGGTACTGTAACGTTCCCGTACCGGCGGAGCACATGGAGGTGCTCCGCAGCAGGAAGGCCTGGGAGGCTGAGGCGTGGCCGCGTTTGGCCCTGGCCCGGGAGCTTTCCGAAGCGGCACGACAGGGAGACCGTGAGCGGGTGACCTCATTGCTGAAAGAGGCGGGGAGAAACTTGCCCTTGCTGTATGTCGAAGGGCTGGTGAATATCTACGAACCCGGTGTCGCGCCGTACGCCGTGGGGATGATGACCCCGAAGCAGCTGCTCCAAAGGATGGACCGCCTGGCGCGGGGCGGACTGCTGGAAAACTCAGACGTCCGGGAAAAGGTCTTATCTCTGCTGGAAAGGGCAACACGGGACGAGAGGGTGGCACCGGCCGACGTGCGGCGCGTGAGGGAAACGGTGGGAAGCAGCCTGCCGGAGGAATTTCGGGTTGCTCTTGAGCGGCTGGAGGAAGAGAGGCGGGAGCGCCTCGTGGCCGGTCCGATGGGAGCGGCTTCGTGGCGGGGAAAGAGTGTATGTTTGATCGTCGACCGTTCTGGTTCCATGGAGCCCGCCATCGTCGCGGCGTCCCAGCTTGCGGCGTACCTGGCCGACCAGGGGGCCAACGTAAAAGCCGTGGCTTTCGCGGAAAAGGCGTCCGTAGTGGAGCCGGAGGTGGCACCTGACGGCAGGCCAGACTGGAGGGCAACCTTCGCCGGGCTGCGCGCGTCGGGCTGGACGTCCATCGGTTCGGGCATCAACCTGGCCCACCGGGTTGCCCCGGACGCGGACCTGTGGGTAGTTCTGACGGACGGGGCGGAGAACAGGCCTCCATACGTTGACCGACAATCCCCCCGGCCGCAGAACGGGAGGGTTGCTGTCATGTGGTTCAACCGTAGCCCCAGCCGGGGCTTTTTCGAGTGGTGCTCGGCAGTGGGGGCGGAAGAGTTTCACCCGCAGGTTCGGGGAGGCCGGCTCGACTTTGCCGCCCTGGACGACCTGGTGCGGCTGTGTATGGGCAGCGATGCGGTAAGGGAATGGCTGAGTACGGTACCCTCCCACGTAGTCGACGCACTGCTGCGGGGCGCGGATGAAAAAGCGCACGCGGTCGTAGACGCCCTGGTAGCGCAGCGTCCGTCCCGTGGGCTGCACCTGTAA